The segment TCTTGCGCCGCTTAGCAGCAGCCGGCTTTCCAGCCAAAGCCTTCTCAGCGCCCCCAATCCCCCCTGCCCGAGGTACTCGGTCATCAAGAGCTTTCTTGCAATGTCGCTTACCATGCCAACAACTTCCCAATCTTGCAGCCCTATGCCGGGCTTTTTGCCTTTTTGAACCTGAGCCTTAAAACAAGATACCTAAAAAGTATTTTCGGGATTATTGCAAGCAGCTTGCCGACCCCAAACATGCTGGAACCTTTTTCTCGCTTGTAGTGGGTGACTTTGACTTGCGTGACTTTCAGTCCCTGCTCCATGCTTCTCACGACAAGTTCCGGCCCGACAATCAGGTCAGTGTACTCAATCCTGATTTTTTTTGCAGCAGTTGAAGTGAAAACCTTGAACCCGCAGTCAATGTCATCAAGCCTTGTGTCAAAAAGCATCCTGAAAATTATGTTGTGGCCGACTGAAAGCAGGTTTCTGTGCCACGGGTCCATCCTCACAATCCTGCTGCCTATTATCACGTCAAACCCCTGGCCGACAAGCCTTAGCGCCCCGTCCAGGTCCCTCACTTCGTTTTGCCCGTCCCCGTCAATCACTGCAATTACGCCCGCCTTTGAAACCTCAAGTGCCTCTTTCACCGAGTAGGCATAGCCCATGTTCTTTTCATGTGCTATCAATCCGACTCCAGCCACCTTTTTGGCAAACTCGCGCGTGTTGTCGGTGCTTGCGTTGTCAATTACCGTGATTTTTGCATCAAGCTTCCTTGTCTCGACATGCCGCTTGGCGTTTTCAAGGACTTTGACTATGCTTTCCCCTTCGTTATATGTCAGGAAAAAAATCTCAAGATTCATTTGAACCACAGCACCATTCCATCTCACTTGCACTTGTAGATTCCCAAAAGCAGCACGCCATTTTTCTCATGTTTCTCCTGCAGTGTGCAGCCGGCATTCGCAATAAACTCATCTGCCCCAAACCGCTGGAACAGCGCCGCAATCTGGCTTGGAAGGTTTGTTGGCGCAAGCCTGAAATCAAACACATAATCCACCTTCTCAAGCCGCCTTGACTTGTCAGTCCAGTCGCCAGTGTACTTATATCCGGGTTCTTTTAAATAGTAGTGCAGGGAGGCTTCGTTTACTGTGGCAAAACTGAAAGCCCCGGTGTTTTTTGCAAATTCAATGGCATGCCACATTGCCTGCGAGCGAAGCTGGTCATAGTTAAGGCCAAAGGCAAGGAAAACTAGCGAATAGCAAACCATGGCTGCATAAAGAAATGCAAATGCCTTTGCAGTCCCAAGCTTTTTGAGAACAGCCCACGCGGCAAGTGCGCAATAGGCAAAAACGGCCGGATAGGGCAGGGGGTTCAAGTCGCTCAGGCCGCTTGCAACAACAAGTCCCATAAGGCATGCGCAAAGGGCCGCAATAATCAGCGCCTCTTTTTTGCCAAGCCTCAGGTCAAATCCCGCTCCAATCTGGCCGATGCCTGCTGCAAGAAGCGGAAGAACGCTTGCAAAATACCTTGCCTGGTCGCCAAGGTCGGAAAGAATAAAAATGGCGGCATTTGAGATTGCAAATAACGCCAGGCTTCCAACCATCCCAAACTTGTGCCTGCCTAGAAATGCAATGGCGAAAATAAGCGGAATTGCAGGCCCTACCCTTACCGCAATTCTTGCAAGCCAGGCAAGCTTGTAGATTGGCGTGCGCTGCGCAAGCCCTGCAAGGCCAAATATTCTTCCTATGGGCGAAGTTGCCGTGTCAACACCCATGGCACTGCTAAATATAAACCAGGCAAGCCAGGCAAAGATGGCTGCCGCAACAAGCAAACCGGCAATGCACGCAACATATCTCAAGTCTTTAAATTCCCTACTATGGAGCCAGGCTAGGATTATTGCAGGCAGCCCAAAGCCCAAAAACTGTATTTTCGTCAGGACTCCAAGGGCGAAAAAAACAACAAAGCCAAGTGCAGGCAATGAAAATGCAGTATGCCTGACGGCATGTTTTTGCCCTTGCTGTAAGCTCCAAACCTTTCCAAGCTCATTGAAATAATACGCAACCCCCACAAGAAAAAAGCTCATTATCGAGCCGTCCGTGTCAACAAGCGTGTTTTGCATTATGTAATAATTTGAGGCGCACAGGGCAAAAAACCCCAGCCATGCAGCCTTGCCTGAAACTTCTTTGCGGAGCATGTAAAAAATCCAGGCTGCAGCAAGAGAGCCAAAAAGCATTGGCACAAGCCGTAAGTTCTCAAGCCCAAGCGCTCTTGCCCCCCCGTAGATTACGTAGGGGATGGGGGGGTGCAAAAAGTCTCCTGCCTGCATAGTTCCCTGGGCAAACCTGTCGGCAACCTGCGGCCAGTAAGATTCGTCTGAAAAATAGTTCCTTTCTGAAAAAGGCAACCTTGCCGCAAATGCCAGAAGGAACACAATCAGGACAGTTGCAAGCCCCAAGTCGTCAAATTTCATGCAAAAACACTTTTGTCAGTTTGAAAGGCTTGTGCGCACAGCCACCAGCCTCTCTACCAGCCTGACGCGATGCCAAATCAAGCACACGCCGCCTCAGGCCTTCCCAATGCTTTTGAAAAATTCATCAAAGCATTCGACAACATACTGCCTCTCCTTTTCCTTCACCCAGTGGTGGTTGCCAAAGAAAAACGAGTTTTTCATTATTCTTTGCGCATTTTCAAGCGACCCTTTCCTGTAGTCCATCATGCCCATCATGGGCTGGTCTGCAATGTTCCCAGACATAAGCGGCCTTGTCTCTATGCCCTTTTTCTCCAGAAACGCCGTAAGCTGCTCCCGCCTGAATTTAGCGCTTTCCCTGACGGTTATCGGAAAGCCGTACCAGGAGTGCAATGTCCCGGGCCTCTGCCTGGTTATCATCAGGCTGTCTGAATACTTCTCCAGGTTCTCGCACCAGTAATTTGCGTTGAGCCTGCGCGCCTCCAATAGCCGTTCAATCTTTTCCATCTGCCTGATGCCAAACCCGCCCTGCAAATCAGTCGGCCTCAGGTTGTACCCATAATTAACAAAAAGGAACCGTGGGTCTATGCCCGGGTTTTTGTCAAGATAGGGCTTCCTGTCCGCCATCTCCCGAGTCCAGCCGTGCGCCCTAAGCGCCTTTGAAAGCTCCGAGTACTCGTGGTTGTTTGTCAGCAGCATTCCGCCTTCTATTGTGCTTATGTGGTGGGAAAAAAAGAAGCTGAAAGTTGAGATGTCGCCAAAGCTTCCCGCCTTTTTTCCATCCAAAACGGCACCGTGCGACTCGCACGTGTCCTCAACTACAAACAGCCCGTGCTGCTGCGCAATCTCCATTATCTGCTTCATGTCGGCCGGGTTGCCAAGCAAGTGCACGGGCATTATCGCCTTTGTTTTTGGCGTGATGTTCTTTCTTATCTGGTCAATGTCAATGGTGTATGACTCCATGTCAATATCCACAAGGACTGGGACCGCGCCAATGTTATGTATTGGCGAGACTGTTGTGGACCAGGTTACTGCAGGCGTTATGATTTCATCTCCCGGCTTTATGCGCCCCCGTGTCGCCCTGTTGCTAAGTATTGAGAGGGCCACAAGGTTTGCAGAGGAGCCAGAGTTGACCATTGTGGAATATTTTGTCCCGATGAAGCTTGCAAAAAGCCGCTCGAACTGGTATGTCTTTTGCCCCATTGTCACGCGGGTGGAAAGCAGGCAGTCAACAGCCTCCATGATTTCATCAACATCATATGTTGGCACGTTGAGCGGTATTTTGGATTTCCTGCCCTCAAAACCAACGTTCTCCCCAAATCCGTCAATGCCATAATACTTTTTCA is part of the Candidatus Parvarchaeota archaeon genome and harbors:
- a CDS encoding aminotransferase class V-fold PLP-dependent enzyme; translation: MENEIMGQIRELVKKYYGIDGFGENVGFEGRKSKIPLNVPTYDVDEIMEAVDCLLSTRVTMGQKTYQFERLFASFIGTKYSTMVNSGSSANLVALSILSNRATRGRIKPGDEIITPAVTWSTTVSPIHNIGAVPVLVDIDMESYTIDIDQIRKNITPKTKAIMPVHLLGNPADMKQIMEIAQQHGLFVVEDTCESHGAVLDGKKAGSFGDISTFSFFFSHHISTIEGGMLLTNNHEYSELSKALRAHGWTREMADRKPYLDKNPGIDPRFLFVNYGYNLRPTDLQGGFGIRQMEKIERLLEARRLNANYWCENLEKYSDSLMITRQRPGTLHSWYGFPITVRESAKFRREQLTAFLEKKGIETRPLMSGNIADQPMMGMMDYRKGSLENAQRIMKNSFFFGNHHWVKEKERQYVVECFDEFFKSIGKA
- a CDS encoding glycosyltransferase family 2 protein, whose protein sequence is MNLEIFFLTYNEGESIVKVLENAKRHVETRKLDAKITVIDNASTDNTREFAKKVAGVGLIAHEKNMGYAYSVKEALEVSKAGVIAVIDGDGQNEVRDLDGALRLVGQGFDVIIGSRIVRMDPWHRNLLSVGHNIIFRMLFDTRLDDIDCGFKVFTSTAAKKIRIEYTDLIVGPELVVRSMEQGLKVTQVKVTHYKREKGSSMFGVGKLLAIIPKILFRYLVLRLRFKKAKSPA